Within Fusobacterium gonidiaformans ATCC 25563, the genomic segment AAGAAGCAGTTTCTAAAGGAAAAGAAATTGAATTAAAAGCAAAAGAGAGAGCGTATTCTTTAAAAGAAGAAGCAGAAAAGGAAATACGAAATTCAAAGAATGAGATTTTACAAAAAGAAGCTAGATTGGCAAAGAAAGAAGAAACTTTAGACCATAAAATTGAGAAATTGGAAAATAAAAGTCAAGAATTAGAAAAGACAACAGAAGAGTTAGAACAAAAAAGAGAAGAAATTGAAACAGTAAAAAAAGAACAAGAAGCAGAATTGGAAAGAATCACAGGATTGACAAAAGCAGAAGCAAAGGATATTTTAATTGCAAAATTAAAAGAAGAACTAACACATGATAATGCTTTAGCCATTCGTGAATTTGAAAATAAATTAGAAGATGAAAAAGATAGAATTAGTAGAAGAATTTTATCGACAGCGATTGGAAAAGCAGCAGCCGATTATGTGGCGGATGCGACTGTTTCCGTGGTAAACTTACCAAGCGATGAAATGAAAGGAAGAATTATCGGAAGAGAGGGACGAAATATTCGTTCTATTGAGGCTTTAACAGGAGTCGATATTATTATTGATGATACTCCGGAAGCAGTAGTTCTTTCCAGTTTTGATGGAGTAAAGAGAGAAATTGCAAGAATTACGATTGAAAAATTGATTACGGATGGAAGAATTCATCCAGGAAAAATTGAGGAAGTCGTGAATAAAGCGAAGAAAGAAGTAGAAAAAGAAGTAGTAGCGGCTGGGGAAGAAGCTATTTTAGAATTATCTATTCCAGGACTACATCCAGATATTATTAAAACATTAGGAAGATTAAAATACAGAACAAGTTATGGACAAAATGTATTAGTACATTCTATTGAAGTGGCAAAAATTGCTGCAACTTTAGCAGCCGAAATAGGAGCAGATGTAGAGCTAGCAAAAAGAGCCGGATTACTACATGACATTGGAAAAGTATTGGAACACGACGTAGAATCTTCTCATGCTATCATTGGTGGAGAATATTTAAAGAAATATGGAGAAAAAGCAACCATTATCAATGCTGTCATGGCTCACCATAATGAAGTAGAATTTGAGACAATAGAAGCTATCTTGGTACAAGCAGCAGATGCTGTTTCTGCTTCAAGACCTGGAGCAAGAAGAGAAACTTTGACAGCTTACATTAAACGATTGGAACAATTAGAAGAAATTGCGAATTCTTTCCAAGGAGTAGAATCTTCTTTTGCAATTCAAGCTGGAAGAGAATTACGAATGATTATCAATCCTGATAGGGTAAACGATGATGAAGCAACAGTAATGTCAAGAGAAGTGGCGAAAAAAATAGAAGAAACAATGCAATATCCAGGTCAAATTAAAGTTACAATTGTACGAG encodes:
- the rny gene encoding ribonuclease Y: MNLILGIGLGVFGLAIAFALIYKKMVIDKQIQTLNNLEDEVAKSKIKAKEILESAEKEAVSKGKEIELKAKERAYSLKEEAEKEIRNSKNEILQKEARLAKKEETLDHKIEKLENKSQELEKTTEELEQKREEIETVKKEQEAELERITGLTKAEAKDILIAKLKEELTHDNALAIREFENKLEDEKDRISRRILSTAIGKAAADYVADATVSVVNLPSDEMKGRIIGREGRNIRSIEALTGVDIIIDDTPEAVVLSSFDGVKREIARITIEKLITDGRIHPGKIEEVVNKAKKEVEKEVVAAGEEAILELSIPGLHPDIIKTLGRLKYRTSYGQNVLVHSIEVAKIAATLAAEIGADVELAKRAGLLHDIGKVLEHDVESSHAIIGGEYLKKYGEKATIINAVMAHHNEVEFETIEAILVQAADAVSASRPGARRETLTAYIKRLEQLEEIANSFQGVESSFAIQAGRELRMIINPDRVNDDEATVMSREVAKKIEETMQYPGQIKVTIVRETRAVDYAK